In the Urocitellus parryii isolate mUroPar1 chromosome 1, mUroPar1.hap1, whole genome shotgun sequence genome, AGCCTGGCAGATGGGGAAGGGGTCCCCTGGGAGCTTGAGAGGTTCTGGAGGCCTTAGGAACAAGGAGTCTGGGCAGAGATGTGGTTAGGAGGAGGAAGTGGGATCCAGGTGATTGACTAAAAGGTGCAGGTCTTTTAGCTAAGCTAAGGGAGAAGCTGACTCTGGGTCCTGGAGGAGCAAGGCCACTGGTTTGGAGATGCCACCTGGTGAATGGGCTGCTGGCTCACAGATCTAGATGAATCTGGGTCTCTAGTATGGAAATAAAGCTGGGTGCCAGGTGGAGGTgaggccaggcccaggctggAGGTAACACCTACCTCTGCAGGACGAGGTGCTGCTGGCTGAGAGCAGCCATGTGAGCTTTGTATATGAAGAGAACGAGTGTTCCTTGGTGGTGCTCAGCACGGGGACCCAGGATGGGGGCGTCTACACCTGTACTGCCCGGAACCTGGCAGGGGAAGTCTCCTGCAAAGCAGAGTTGGCTGTGCACTCTGGTGAGCTGTAGTTCCTGGGGAGAAGGGCCAGATGCCCACTTCCAGGAACATGATGTGAGCCCCTGCCCTTCACTCCTGACCATCGcatcccccagccccagctccccaccTTAGGCCCCAATATTCTTGCTCCTCTTCTGTctccttcagtttcctcattggtCCCAGTCTCTACCCTTGTCCCTTTCATGCCCTCCTCACCTAACCTCAGGACATCTGTTTCCACAGCTCAGACAGCTATGGAGGTCGAGGGGGTCGGGGAGGATGGAGAACATCGAGGAAGGAGACTCAGCGACTTTTATGACATTCACCAGGAGATTGGCAGGTGTGGAGCTGGGAAGCACCAACGTAGGGGGCCAAGAGAGGCTGGTGGGTCCGAGGGCCAGAAGAGGGTAGAGGACAGGGCTGCAGCTGAGGACTGCTACCTTCCTTGTATCACCCAGGGGTGCCTTCTCCTACCTGCGGCGTGTGGTGGAACGCAGCTCTGGCCTGGAGTTTGCGGCCAAGTTCATCCCCAGCCAGGCAAAGCCCAAGGCATCAGCCCGGCGGGAAGCCCGGCTGCTGGCCCGGCTTCAGCACGATTGCATCGTCTACTTCCATGAGGCCTTCGAAAGGCGCCGGGGACTGGTCATtgtcactgagctgtatcctggGACAGGCTGCAGGGGAGTGGAGGGTACCCATGCCTGGGTTATCATTTACAAAGTGGACCTGGTGACAACTGGGAGGATTAAGTCTGGAGGCTTCTGTGAaaaccagtctttttttttttttttttctagcttagTCTTACATAGCATTTAATATGTGTCTGGCAGTGTTTTATGAGTTTTGCAATTATCAGCCTATGTAAGTCTCATGTAAATCTACCTGATGGGATTTTATTATCCAGTTTTGAAGGATGATGAAACAGGTATGAAGAGGTTAAATAACTGGCCCAAGGACACATAGCTAACAAATGGCGTATGCTTTTTAATCACAAAATGCAGGATAGTAACtgagtggcacacatctgtaatcccagcaactccagaggctgaggcaagagtactGCAAACTCAAGGCCTGTTtcagtctggggctggggttatggctcagtggtagagcgcttgcctagcatgtgtgaggcacttggtttgattctgagcaccagatataaatatataaaataaagatccattgacaactaaaaaatatttttaaaaaattatcaatccCAGTGCTGGGGTGTAGGGGCAGGGAAAGACACAGTGAGAAGAGCCCACTTCAAATGAGCAGCTATGCTTGGCTTTATTTGGGAggctgttttcattttaaaaaaaaaaatagatattaccTTTCATGAAAGCTTCAGTTAAACAAAGGCACTTTGAATTAAGGATGCTGGGTGATTGATTCAACTCTCCTATCTCAGGGTGACCATGACCTGCTCACCAGTCTCCCAGGCCTCACTGTTCAAACATAAACCTCAGCAAAATGACAAATTTTTCCATGTTATAGACCTCTGGCTCATTACCAGATAGCATCAAGAAGTTCCTTCCACAGTCAACAAGAttcttctgtgatttttttaaaaactttttaaaactttattttactagTTTACTTTTTTGTATGGTGTTAAgactcaaactcagtgcctctcatgtgctaggcaagtgctccaccactgagccacaacccagccccctctTCTATGATTTGATCCCTATAAATACTTCATCAGGTGGGCAGGAGAGagtgttattcccattttataccTGAGGGAACCTCGACTCAGAGAAGATAAGTGACTTGCCTGAAGTCCTGCAATAAGTGAGTTGTCCAGCGAGTGAGTTGTCCCATCTTGCACCCACATGATGGGGAAAGGGTGAGGACAACTCTGACGGGTATCAGATGTGCTTTGAGGGGAAGGAGAAGCCTGTGCAGAGCTAAGGCCCATGCTGATCTCTGGGGCTGGGCCAGGCAGTCTGCACTGGTCACTGTTCTCCTTGATCCAGGACATAGCTGTACAGAGGAGCTGCTGGAGAGAATGGCCAGGAAACCCACCGTGTGTGAGTCTGAGGTGAGGGCAGTGGGTGGCAGGGGCCAGGTTGGGAACCAGCCTTCACCCATCTGAGCTCAGAGAGTCAACAGGGGGGTGCCCCACATGCCACCACTGCCCATGAGGAAGCCAAGGGTGGTGGTGGAGAGCATTGTTAGGCAGGCAACAGAACTCCCCACCCTGGGGGAACCACACCCCATCTCTTTGGGACTTGTACTGTCCTCTGATCTCAGCAGACCCACCCTAAGCCCTAGCAGTGTTGGTTTGGTCTTTCTCACGTACACATTCCCCAATTGTGTCTCAGAAGCAGCCCCACCTAGACTCTGGGTCTCGTTGCCATCATCCTGCAGGGTCTGGCTGTACATGCTATACACTGCACAGCTCTATATTTCATAATGTAAAGTCCCCTATAATTGTGCTGTTCCCAACTTGTATAGCTGTACTTGATAACCCTAGGTCTTAGCAACTCCAAACTTGTGTTTCAACCCCCTCCGTGAGCCATCTGAAAGCCACTCCCCTGGCCTGGTGGTGACCAAGCATAGCTCCCCACACTACCCCCAAGGACTCTGGGCTTCCTGTTTCCACAGATCCGGGCCTATATGCGTCAGGTACTAGAGGGAATATGCTACCTGCATCAGAGCCAGGTGCTGCACCTCGATgtcaaggtgaggcagagaggGGAGAGCAGGCAGCCTCTGATCAGTACATGAGGCAGTGTGTACTTTACTCAGCTTCCTCATGTTGCTTGTGTTTCATAGCCCGAGAACCTGCTGGTGTGGGACGGTGCAGACGGCGAAGAGCAGGTGCGCATCTGTGATTTTGGGAATGCCCAGGAGCTGACTCCAGGAGAGCCCCAGTACTGCCAGTATGGCACACCTGAGTTCGTAGCTCCCGAGATCGTCAACCAGAGCCCTGTGTCTGGAGTCACTGACATCTGGTAATGCTGGCATGCTCAGCCACTGGGTGGGCCATGTTGGGGACTTAGCTCACCAGCAAAGAGGAGCATTATGAGCATTCTCTGACAGTGCCTGGTGGCCGTGTTCACAGGGTCTCTTGCCCATGTAGGAGTCTTGCAGTCCTTGGCTCCTGGCTCCCTTGGGGGTGGGGCCGCCCCAGTGAGACAGACATGCTCTCATTGGTGCTCAGACTTCTCTGGGCTTCATGACAGGTCAGCCCTGTCATGAGCCTTTTGAACCACTGGGTTCAGGGGCCTCCCCGAAGGAGACACTACTGTGTCCATTTGTCCAGCATGGTATTCCTTGGGAGGACATCTCAGAGTTGAGGTATCAGAGAACTGCTCACTTCCAGCAGGAGGCAGGCTATCCTCTCACCTGTCCACTCTCTTCCCACAGGCCTGTGGGCGTCATTGCCTTCCTTTGGTAAGAGTCCTCTCCAGTCTCCTAATGGTCTCCCACCCCTAACATTTGCAGGGCCCGCAGCTCACCCCTCTACTCCCACATCTTCCTGCACTTCAAAGGGCCTCACATGCATGAACTTGGATGCCCTGGTCTGCATGTCTGACCTTGTCTACTATCACACCCTCCATAAGAGGTGGACACACTGCACCAGTGCAACTCAGTGCCATTTGGGCAGGAACTGCCTGGTCTGAGTGTCAAGATCATGGACTATAAGGGGTGGGACTCCCTTCACACAGATGCCTCCTCTCATAGAAAGGCCACACGGGAGGTGGGGCAGAACTGGTCCTCTAAAAGCACAAGTAACCAGGTCCCAAGGCAGGACTGTCCTCTGCTCTTCCAGGGGTTGTAGTAGGAGCAGGACAGGCAAGAGTCTGAAGCTTTGGCTTCTTATTCAGATTCACCCAGCCTGTGCCATCCCCACAACCTGGGGCCTCTACCTGCCCCTGGTCCCCTGCATTCTACTtcacttctgcctcagccccaggACCCTCCTCTCACAACAGTCCTCTCCACCTGCAGTCTGACCGGAATCTCCCCGTTTGTTGGAGAGAACGATCGGACAACACTGATGAACATCCGAAACTACAATGTGGCCTTTGAGGAGACCACATTCCTGAGCTTGAGCAGAGAGGCCCGGGGCTTCCTCATCAAAGTGCTGGTGCAGGACCAGATGTGAGTACAAGACCCCTCATGCCACCGGCCTACTCCTGTTAAGCCTCTGTCCTTAGATATGTAACCCCCAGCTCCTTAGAGGCCCtgttttctcaaacatttattaactatctgaataaatgaacaaaaaaatccCTACTTAATCCTCATTCCTTTACAGGAGACCTACTGCAGAGGAGACTCTAGAACATCCTTGGTTCAAAGTAAGTCTAGTCCTGCCAGTTGgtggtgggagagggagagaagacatTATAGCTcaatttattgaacatctactatatGCACTAACTATGCTCTAGTTTATATACATATGATCTGTTAGCCTCATAATAGCTCAGTAAAGAAAGGCATAGTTCCCATTATTGATAAGGAAATTGGACCCCAATTAAGTGATCAAGTTGGGATATAATGGACTCTAAGTCTTGAATCCCTCCACTCCAGGAGTCCTCTTCAGGGTTCTGTCTGATGCTAGAGATCAGCcctcatctttgtttttttttggtttttttttttttttaatatttattttttaattctcggcggacacaacatctttgttggtatgtggtgctgaggatcgaacccgggccgcacgcatgccaggcgagcgtgctaccgcttgagccacatccccagcccctcagccctcATCTTTGTCATTTCTGTATGTCCACCACTATCCTGTAATGGTCCTCACAGTATGGTGGGTGGGTGGCCTGTAGACTCGGCCTCTTATTATGATCTCCGTGAGGACAGGGTTCTCATTCATCttcaaaccccagcaccccaGAGCACAGTGCTAGGCACAGAGGTGTGGGTATAGCAACTGAGTCCAGAAAGAACACTTGAATAAACTCCATTGAGTGCTTGCTGTGCTGGGTCAGCAGAAGACTTCAGTCATTCTGCTAGCAGTCCTTGAGGTAAGAGCCTCCTCAGATCAGAAACAAGAGCCATGTGGGTGAGGGTGGCTCAGGGAAGCCTCTGTCTTTGTCCAGACCCCAGCTCCTGATGCCTGGAATGTGGCGTTACAAGGAGACAGAAGGGCAACTAGGGGCCAGCCAGGGGCTAAGATCACAGCCTTCCCAGACAGCCAGTGTACAGGAGAGGACCTTGAGCCCCCGGTGTCAGCTCAGAAGCCATTCCTGGGAGCCACCCAATTTCTACCTGTCCCCTTAGATTCAGGGAGTTTGTCCACAAGTGTGCACCCTGACTATAGTAGTTGTCCTGATTAATCAAAGGGAAAGAGGACCCCCAGGAGCCCAGACTCAGTGCTGCCATTCCATGCCTTCAACCCCCAGTGGACTTTGTCTCTCCATTGCCAAACCTTGAGGGTCTAGGTTAATAGAGAGCTGACCCTCTGGTCCTCTTTCCTGGGTTTGCAGACACAGGCAAAGGGAGCCGAGGTGAGCACAGATCACCTGAAGCTCTTCCTGACACGTCGGAGGTGGCAGGTGAGTGGCTCAGCCCTGCCTCTGTTCCTTCACCATCTAATTTTCTCTCATCTGGTCTGTTTTCCGTGTGTGCCCTCACCTCCTGctcctctgtgtgtgtggtcTCAATTCTGGCTTTCCTTAtgcccccacccctctgcctgcCTAGGCCTCCTTCTCCAGGGCTGAGGTGGGCCTGAGGGGTGGCAATCCTGCCTGGGGGTCCCTCAGGTCTGACTCTAGCACCCTGTCTCCAGCGCTCACAGATCAGTTACAAATGCCACCTGGTGCTGCGCCCCATCCCAGAGTTGCTGCGGGCGCCCCCAGAGAGGGTGTGGGTGGCCATGCCCAGAAGAACACCCCCCAGTGGGGGGCTCTCATCCTCCTCGGACTCGGAAGAGGAAGAGCTGGAGGAGTTGCCCACTGTTCCCCGCCCCCTGCAGCCCGAGTTCTCTGGCTCCAGGGTGTCCCTCACAGACATTCCCACTGAGGATGAGGCCCTGGGAACCCCAGAGGCTGGTGCTGCCACTCCCATGGATTGGCAAGAACTGGGAAGGGCTCCCTCTCAGGACCAGGAGGTTCCCAGCCCTCAGGCCCTCCCCTCTCCAGGCCAGGAGCCCCCAGCTGGGTCCAGTCCCAGGCGGGGAGAGCTCCGCAGGGGTAGCTCCGCTGAGAGCGCCCTGCCCCGGGCGGTGCGGGAGCCGGGCCGGGGCCTGCACAAGGCGGCGTCTGTGGAGCTGCCGCAGCGCAGGAGCCCCAGCCCGGGAGCCACCCGCCTGGCCCGGGGAGGCCTGGGCGAGGGCGAGTACGCCCAGAGGCTGCAGGCGCTGCGTCAGCGGCTGCTACGAGGAGGTCCGGAGGATGGCAAGGTCAGCGGCCTCAGGGGCCCCCTGCTGGAAAGCCTGGGAGGCCGTGCCCGCGACCCCCGAATGGCGCGGGCTGCCTCCAGCGAGGCAGCGCCACACCACCAGCCGCCACCCGAGACGCGGGGCCTGCAAAAGAGCAGCAGCTTCTCGCAGGGAGAGGCGGAGCCTCGGGGGCGGCACCGCCGCGCCGGGGCACCCCTCGAAATCCCTGTAGCCAGGCTTGGGGCCCGCAGGCTACAGGAGTCTCCCTCCTTGTCTGCCCTCAGCGAGGCCCAGCCGCCCAGCCCCGCGCGTCCCAGCGTTCCCAAACCTAGTATCCCCAAACCTAAGGAACCCGCTACTGCCACGCCAGGTGGTTCTCCCCAGCCCTCCGCACCCCTGCCTACCCCCGAGAAGGCCCCAGAGCCCACGCCAGAACCAGGCCGAGCCTCCAGGCCGGCACAGCTCCCCGTGGCTCTGCAAACCCCAGCGCTGCCCCTCACGCCCTATGCCCAGATCATGCAGTCGCTCCAGCTGGCCGGTCACGCCCAGCCCTTACAGCGCCCCCCATCGCCCTCGTCAGAGCCCAAGCCCCACGCGGCCGTGTTCGCCAGGGTGGCCTCCCCGCCTCCAGGAGTCCCAGAGAAGCGCTTGCCttcacccagggctcccccagTGCTAGTCGAGAAAGCCAGGGTCCCCACGGTAGCCCCCAGGCCAGGCAGCAGCCTTAGCAGCAGCATCGAGAACCTAGAGTCAGAGGCGGTGTTCGAAGCCAAGTTCAAGCGCAGCCGCGAATCGCCCCTGTCGCGGGGCCTGCGGCTACTGAGCCGCTCGCGTTCAGAGGAGCGTGGTCCCTTCCGCGGGGCCGAGGACGAGGATGGCATGTACCGGCCCAGCCCGGCGGGAACCCCGCTGGAACTGGTGAGACGGCCAGAACGCTCGCGCTCCGTGCAGGACCTGAGGGCTGTCGGGGAGCCGGGCCTCGTCCGCCGGCTCTCACTGTCGCTGTCCCAGAAGCTGCGGCGGACTCCACCCTCACAGCGCCACCCGGCCTGGGAGGCTCGAGGCGGAGACGGGGAGAGCTCAGAGGGCGGCAGCTCAGCGCGGGGCTCCCCGGTCCTGGCGGTGCGCAGGAGGCTCAGCTCCACGCTGGAGCGGCTGTCCAGCAGGTTACAGCGCAGCGGCAGCAGCGAGGACTCCGGGGGCGCCTCGGGCCGCAGCACGCCGCTGTTTGGACGTCTGCGCAGGGCCACCTCCGAAGGCGAGAGTCTGCGACGCCTTGGCATCCCACACAACCAACTGGCCTCTCAGACCGGTGCCACTACTCCTTCCGCTGAGTCTCTGGGCTCTGAGGCCAGCGCCACCTCGGGCTCCTCAGGTGAGGAAGGGCTAGGCTAGGGGCGAGCAGGTTCCAAGAGCGAAAGAGGTTGGGGTATGCGGAAAGAAGCTCTAGGAGGGGAGGTTGAGGACACCCCAGAAAGAGGCTTCAGAGGTGCTGGAGCCCTGAGGGTGGAATTGACAGTGCTGGAGAAGAAGGAGGCTGAGAGGCGGAGGCTGGGACGGAGCAAGGCAGAGGCTAGATGATCTTCTACTTCTCTGGGCTGAGGGCTGCGGGGAGGCTGGAGCCAGCTGGTACTGGCTGGGTAAACAAATGCTCATAGGCCTGGGTCTGTGCAGCTCCAGGGGAAAGCCGAAGCCGGCTCCGCTGGGGCTTCTCACGGATGCGGAAGGACAAGGGCTTATCACAGCCAAACCTCTCTGCCAGCATCCAAGAGGACTTGGGTCACCAGTATGTGCCCAGTGAGTCAGGTAAGAGAGGCCTGCTGGGTGAGCAtatccctacccccaccccagggagcaGTCCTAGCTGGGTGGGAGGTGAGGAGCCTGGGCAGCCAAGGAAGGGGCCTAGAGTCAGGAAAACAACAAGGATAATCATTGCAACAGCTGCCATTAATTAGCAAAGCCAAGTGTCCTATTAAGCCCTTTACAACTGCTGTCTCATTCAGTGCTGCAGCATTGTTTAGGAACAATTATTGTCATCATcctattttacaggtgaggaaacaggcTTAGTGACTGATGCTAAGTAGCTTTTCCAAGTGGCAGAGCTAGTAAGTGGAGCAGCCAGAGTTGAACTGTGTGACCCTCTGCAGCCAGGGCCCAGAGTGGCTTCGGGGCACTGGATTTGGGCTTTTCTTTAGCCTCTTCTCTCGTGGGAGACTCTAGAAGTATAGTATATAGAACCTGGGTATGGTTTTGAAGGAACCTGAGCTCCTGACTGCCCCCATGGCCACCTTCAAGTGTGTGTACTTGAGTGTACACTCAAAGAAACACTTTGTCTCCCAGCCTTACTTGTGCCCCCAATTCTCCATTTTTCTACAGCCTGGAACACCTGGCTGCCCTCCTTGCCCCTTCCTTCCACAGAAGGCACATCTGTGAGGAAAAGCAGTCTTCAGGGCTGtttgctggggggtggggtggggtatgCACTGGCTTGTTTCTTGCCCTAGTGTACTGGGCCTGCAGGGAGAGAGGCTTTCTCCACCTAGGGTCACCCTACCTGGAAAAGGGCCTTTACTCAAGGACTGCAAGCAAAGGCTTTGGGATGCCAAGTGTTCCAGACCAGCAGGAAAGACGGGAGCCAACCACCAAACAAGTCTGTGCATGATCTTTATAAGCCACCAGCTCCATTCTTGCCCAGTTCCTGGTTGAACTGCTCAGAATGGCTCTAGCCTGGCCTCAGCTAGGCATGAGGGGACTGTGTCCAGCCGGTATTgagtgaaggggagggagggaggccagttggtggggggagggtggaacaggagggggaaagaaggaaaacatcCAGCAGAGAGGACTGGGGACAGCTGATCCCTTCCCACCTGgggcctctctccctctctgttttgCTTGTGCAGCTGATTCCCTGCCCAGCAGTGTCCCCTGACCTCATCCTCTCCCAGTAGGAAAAAGCCTGCCCTGTGTCCACTTCACCAACCAGGGCTGGCCCTGGGGGAATGGTGGTAGGGCTGGCATCACTGGCTCAGGTCACCTTTCACCTCTCTTCCTGCCCACTTGGTCTGGAGGCAGCTGTTGatgaaaatatgttcacattACATTGGAGCCTCAGAGGGGAACAATGGGTACAGGCAGTCAGGGGAGTGCAGGCTGTTATCCTGGCCATCCACTCCCGCTAAGTATTCCTTTCCTGCTTGCTCATCCCCACTCACACTCCCTCCTGCTTCTTCAGACAGGCAGGAGCCGGGGCTCCCATGGGTCTCTGTGCGCAGGTGATAAAAATCCCCTCATCCCCTGTGGTCAGAACAAGATTTGGGGGTTTTCTAAAGGGAAATTCTAAGGATCACAAACCTAGCTTCTCATGGCACTAAGTAGTCACAGGCCAACTACATTGGAGCAAAGATCCTGGCCCCAGGATCATGGGCAAAGTCACCAGTTCACAGTAAAACAATAGGCAAGGTCACCAGTCCATGGTAAAGCAACTTCTCTGCTTTGCTGAAACAGCCTGTTTTCTGGGTTCTGCTTCTGGCTCTTCTGCTAGACATATTACCAAGAGAACACCATAATAAAATGTTTGTGAGTACTTGTTTCATGCCAGACACATACTAAGCACTTTGTATGACTctcttaattctcacaacaaccctCTGAgcttggtattattattattttcctcattttgcagataagaaatGGAGCTTCTGAGAGAGTATATGACTTACCCAAAGACAAATAGATACtccttgtgtgtgtatgttggtggtggtgggagtactggggattgaacccaggggcgctctagcactgagcatccccatcactttttattttttgagacagagtctaagttgcctaggctggcttcaaacttgtgatctttacAGGcttacaccaccatgcctggctaggatACTGTCTCTTGCCATTTCAAAAGTTCTTCTTGCTTAGTTGACCTAAAGGAGGAAGTGGAAGGTCTAGGAGTCTGACACTACAGGGGCAAGAAGGCTGGCATACTTCCAGGGGCTGCTCATGATATGTTGAGTTCAGGTCTTTTGAGACTACATTCTGATGGGAGAATCTATGTTCAGTCTCAGATTAGATCACCACctactttcccttcccttctcactTACCTGTGGTGCCCAGGAGTAGGCAGTGCAGAATCTTAACTGTTAACATTTTtcactatttgtttttattttatctgacaAATGCTTATAGAGCACTTAGCTCCAGACCCTGCTCTAAGTGATTTGCAAATACAAGGTATGTCCTATGCATCTTCAATAACCATTGCAAGGAAAAGGTAGTCTGCACATGCTAAGGGCCTGGGGAAAGTGATGCTCACCCCAGAGAAAATTCTCAGGCATGGAGTGAGTTCCCCTTCCCACATCTGGGTGGGAAGAGACAGCCTTGCACTCTGCTCCATGCAGCAGCGCTTCagggctcacacacacacacccacccctcCCTCAGAAAGTAGCCCAGGGCCTGCATACACTGGCTGTCTTTGCTCTGCCTTTAGACTTCCCCCCAGTCTTCCACATCAAACTCAAGGACCAGGTGCTGCTGGAGGGGGAGGCAGCCACCCTGCTCTGCCTGCCAGCTGCCTGTCCTGCTCCCCGAATCTCCTGGATGAAAGGTAAGGAGATTACGGGGACTGCTGCCACAAACTCTAAATGCAGGAGATGGGAGAGGCCAGGCCTTGGGGTGACCATGGTtcaggggaggctggggcaggggcatgGACACGGGAGAGGGGTCTCTACATGTGCTGCCTCACTCAgcagctcctcctgctcctccctgccctaGACAAGCAGTCTCTTCAGTCAGAGCCTTCGGTGGTCATCGTGTCCTGCAAAGACGGAAGGCAGCTGCTGAGCATCCCCCGGGCGGGCAAGCGACATGCCGGGCTGTATGAGTGCTCAGCCACCAATGTCCTAGGCAGCATCACCAGCTCCTGTACTGTGGCTGTGGCCCGTGAGTCTGGGGCAGGGCCCCAGTGGGGAGTGATGGGGACAGTAGGGTGGGGCTTAATAGGCCCTTAGCTGGAGTATCACTGAGCCTCTCTCCCTCTTACCAGGTGTCCCAGGAAAACTAGCTCCTCCTGAGGTGCCCCAGACCTATCAGGACACGGCACTGGTGCTGTGGAAGCCAGGAGACAGCCGGGCTCCTTGCACGTACACACTGGAGCGGCGGGTGGATGGTGAGGAACAGGGCAGGATGGTGAGGGGAGGAAGGTGGCAGGTGGCAAGTAAGGGGAGTCTGGGAAGGCAAGTGTCCTGCTTACACAGAGGTCCCTTCCCATGTTCTTAGACAGTATTGGGAGCTTGGGCCTCCCCTTCTGTGGCCTTATACCCGTCCCTATGCTGCCCGCAGGGGAGTCTACCTGGCACCCGGTGAGCTCAGGCATCCCTGATTGTTACTACAACGTGACACACCTGCCCATTGGTGTAACTGTGAGGTTCCGCGTGGCCTGTGCCAACCGTGCTGGGCAGGGCCCCTTCAGCAACCCTTCTGAGAAGGTCCTCGTCAGGGGCACTCAAGGTCAGTGGCTGGAGGGGGTGacaggagaaagaaggggagcCTGAGTCCTGGGTCTTCCCCGGCTTGGAGCATGGTGGCTTTGCCCCCAGGACACATGGTgatgattttctttgtttcttcttagaTTCTTCAGCTCGGCCATCTGCTGCTCGCCAAGATGCCCCTGTTACCTCAGGGCCAGCCAGGGCCCAGCCTCCTGACTCTCCTACCTCACTGACCCTGaccccagctcccccagccccccagtcAGCCTCTTTCAGCCCCTCAGCCCCTCTCACGCCCCCCAGCCAGGCCTGGTCGTCACTCAAGGCTGTGGGTCCACCACCCCAAACCCCCCCACGAAAGCACAGGGGCCTGCAGGCCACTCAGCAACCAGAGCCC is a window encoding:
- the Speg gene encoding striated muscle preferentially expressed protein kinase isoform X9, coding for MQLSPSQNHRSSDTGSKAPPTFKVSLMDQSVREGQDVIMSIRVQGEPKPVVSWLRNRQPVRPDQRRFAEEAEGGLCRLRILAAERGDAGFYTCKAVNEYGARQCEARLEVRAHPESRSLAVLAPLQDVNVGAGEMALFECLVAGPADVEVDWLCRGRLLQPALLKCKMHFDGRKCKLLLTSVHEDDSGVYTCKLSTAKDELTCSARLTVRPSLAPLFTRLLEDVEVLEGRAARFDCKISGTPPPSVTWTHFGHPVEESENLRLRQEGGLHSLHIAHVGSEDEGLYAVSATNTHGQANCSAQLYVEEPRTAASSPSSKLEKMPSIPEEPEQGELERLSIPDFLRPLQDLEVGLAKEAMLECQVTGLPYPTISWFHNGHRIQSSDDRRMTQYRDVHHLVFPAVGPQHAGVYKSVIANKLGKAACYAHLYVTDVVPGPPDGAPQVVAVTGRMVTLTWNPPRSLDMAIDPDSLTYTVQHQVLGSDQWTALATGLREPRWAATGLRKGLQHVFRVLSTTGKSSSKPSPPSEPTQLLEHGPPLEEAPAVLDKPDIVYVVEGQPAHVTITFNHVEAQVVWRSCRGALLEARTGVYELSQPDDDQYSLRICRVSRRDVGSLTCTARNRHGTQACSVTLELAEAPRFESIMEDVEVGAGETARFAVVVEGKPLPDITWYKDEVLLAESSHVSFVYEENECSLVVLSTGTQDGGVYTCTARNLAGEVSCKAELAVHSAQTAMEVEGVGEDGEHRGRRLSDFYDIHQEIGRGAFSYLRRVVERSSGLEFAAKFIPSQAKPKASARREARLLARLQHDCIVYFHEAFERRRGLVIVTELCTEELLERMARKPTVCESEIRAYMRQVLEGICYLHQSQVLHLDVKPENLLVWDGADGEEQVRICDFGNAQELTPGEPQYCQYGTPEFVAPEIVNQSPVSGVTDIWPVGVIAFLCLTGISPFVGENDRTTLMNIRNYNVAFEETTFLSLSREARGFLIKVLVQDQMRPTAEETLEHPWFKTQAKGAEVSTDHLKLFLTRRRWQRSQISYKCHLVLRPIPELLRAPPERVWVAMPRRTPPSGGLSSSSDSEEEELEELPTVPRPLQPEFSGSRVSLTDIPTEDEALGTPEAGAATPMDWQELGRAPSQDQEVPSPQALPSPGQEPPAGSSPRRGELRRGSSAESALPRAVREPGRGLHKAASVELPQRRSPSPGATRLARGGLGEGEYAQRLQALRQRLLRGGPEDGKVSGLRGPLLESLGGRARDPRMARAASSEAAPHHQPPPETRGLQKSSSFSQGEAEPRGRHRRAGAPLEIPVARLGARRLQESPSLSALSEAQPPSPARPSVPKPSIPKPKEPATATPGGSPQPSAPLPTPEKAPEPTPEPGRASRPAQLPVALQTPALPLTPYAQIMQSLQLAGHAQPLQRPPSPSSEPKPHAAVFARVASPPPGVPEKRLPSPRAPPVLVEKARVPTVAPRPGSSLSSSIENLESEAVFEAKFKRSRESPLSRGLRLLSRSRSEERGPFRGAEDEDGMYRPSPAGTPLELVRRPERSRSVQDLRAVGEPGLVRRLSLSLSQKLRRTPPSQRHPAWEARGGDGESSEGGSSARGSPVLAVRRRLSSTLERLSSRLQRSGSSEDSGGASGRSTPLFGRLRRATSEGESLRRLGIPHNQLASQTGATTPSAESLGSEASATSGSSAPGESRSRLRWGFSRMRKDKGLSQPNLSASIQEDLGHQYVPSESDFPPVFHIKLKDQVLLEGEAATLLCLPAACPAPRISWMKDKQSLQSEPSVVIVSCKDGRQLLSIPRAGKRHAGLYECSATNVLGSITSSCTVAVARVPGKLAPPEVPQTYQDTALVLWKPGDSRAPCTYTLERRVDGESTWHPVSSGIPDCYYNVTHLPIGVTVRFRVACANRAGQGPFSNPSEKVLVRGTQDSSARPSAARQDAPVTSGPARAQPPDSPTSLTLTPAPPAPQSASFSPSAPLTPPSQAWSSLKAVGPPPQTPPRKHRGLQATQQPEPTLPSAQVTLSVPKSFVPDTGTGTPTSTPQAVKPASSSTPLYMVTSFVSAPPAPEPPAPEPPPELTKVPVRSLSPGREVVGSPGGGPPRSPTPEGTTLRQGLPQKPYTFLEEKARGRFGVVRACRENATGRTFVAKIVPYAAEGKRQVLQEYEVLRTLHHERLMSLHEAYITPRYLVLIAESCGNRELLCGLSDRFRYSEDDVATYVVQLLQGLDYLHGRHVLHLDIKPDNLLLAPDNTLKIVDFGSAQPYNPQALRPLGHRTGTLEFMAPEMVKGEPIGSATDIWGAGVLTYIMLSGHSPFYEPDPKETEARIVGGRFDAFQLYPNTSQSATLFLRKVLSVHPWSRPSLQDCLAHPWLQDAYLMKLRRQTLTFTTNRLKEFLGEQRRRRAEAATHHKVLLRSYPGSP